A single window of Desulfovibrio desulfuricans DNA harbors:
- the ybgF gene encoding tol-pal system protein YbgF, with protein sequence MKTLIVVPLACVALVAGCASSDKMRQVESTSETNQKLLRETDQRLRTLEQSVNTLDTQVAQLNNRVYEVRTRGGQKTGMTVVPIIPPQPHKSVVVTPAQPESAQLTAHGPVAPSSSERPPVNPAQPAASAVPANSTAPNARTVDPAATIRPIPAAAPRETARAEAEAMPKTSAEKIPAAKTAAQQSSAEKPQAAAKGAAGAASAGSAASFALPPESALPPAASAASGKGAVQPMLPPVAAAGGNPDVPVPSVPVSDLALPPEHPGLGLPPLPGDAAAKNGAKGKAAKAAASPAPASAPASAASAAATPAVSAQAQPAALPKSGKGEEAAYKAALQPAMSGRAADSIGRFQTFLQEYPQGRFAANAEYWIGEGYYAQGKYKDALAQFEKVNSQWPRHHKNADALLKTGMTLSRMGDKEGAAQAYKKLLSQFPNSEAAGLARSRGLAR encoded by the coding sequence ATGAAAACACTGATTGTTGTGCCGTTGGCCTGCGTTGCGCTGGTTGCTGGCTGCGCTTCTTCTGACAAAATGCGTCAGGTGGAATCGACCAGCGAAACCAACCAGAAGCTGCTGCGCGAGACCGACCAGCGATTGCGTACGCTGGAGCAAAGCGTAAATACGCTTGATACCCAGGTTGCCCAGCTCAATAACAGGGTTTACGAAGTGCGCACCCGTGGCGGACAAAAAACCGGCATGACCGTGGTGCCCATTATTCCGCCGCAGCCTCACAAGAGCGTTGTGGTTACGCCTGCCCAGCCGGAAAGCGCCCAGCTTACCGCACACGGCCCGGTTGCGCCCAGCAGCTCCGAGCGCCCCCCAGTTAATCCCGCTCAGCCCGCAGCCAGTGCTGTTCCAGCAAACTCCACAGCGCCCAACGCCCGTACTGTTGATCCCGCCGCCACAATCAGGCCCATTCCCGCTGCCGCCCCGCGTGAGACCGCCAGGGCCGAAGCCGAGGCGATGCCCAAAACTTCTGCGGAAAAGATCCCTGCAGCAAAGACCGCTGCACAGCAAAGCTCCGCAGAAAAGCCGCAAGCTGCCGCCAAGGGCGCGGCGGGGGCTGCTTCGGCCGGATCTGCTGCATCTTTCGCTCTGCCGCCCGAGTCGGCTTTGCCCCCTGCGGCTTCTGCCGCAAGCGGAAAGGGGGCGGTTCAGCCCATGCTGCCGCCTGTTGCCGCAGCCGGGGGCAATCCTGATGTCCCCGTGCCTTCTGTGCCGGTCTCTGATCTTGCGCTGCCGCCCGAACATCCTGGGCTGGGCCTGCCGCCCCTGCCTGGGGATGCCGCCGCCAAAAACGGCGCAAAGGGCAAGGCTGCCAAAGCCGCTGCCTCACCTGCTCCTGCTTCGGCCCCTGCTTCGGCGGCAAGCGCTGCCGCCACGCCTGCTGTCTCGGCGCAAGCCCAGCCCGCAGCCTTGCCCAAGAGCGGCAAGGGCGAGGAAGCCGCATACAAGGCTGCCTTGCAGCCTGCCATGTCTGGCCGGGCCGCAGACAGTATTGGCCGTTTTCAGACCTTTTTGCAGGAATACCCGCAGGGCCGCTTTGCCGCCAATGCGGAATACTGGATTGGCGAGGGCTACTACGCCCAGGGCAAGTACAAGGATGCGCTGGCGCAGTTTGAAAAGGTCAACAGCCAGTGGCCTCGCCATCACAAGAATGCCGATGCCCTGCTGAAAACCGGCATGACCTTGAGCCGTATGGGCGACAAGGAAGGCGCCGCGCAGGCGTACAAAAAACTGCTGTCGCAGTTTCCCAACTCTGAAGCGGCGGGGCTTGCCCGGTCGCGTGGTCTGGCCCGGTAA
- the dprA gene encoding DNA-processing protein DprA produces MSQPCKTLAVMDEAARKEYWASLALRHCRGLGARSAARLARHFGSAYAAVQARELWHEAGVNKGQAAELATGSWRVTAREEWDRARDLAASIVLWTDPEYPVLLRPVIDAPLLLYCRGDLSLLQSPGFAVVGSRKATKHGRSVAEYMARCLSACGIAIVSGMALGIDRVAHEAALERVGRSIGVLGTGIDMLYPIGNMTVFDEMERRGLLISEFAPGTLPHAGNFPIRNRIISGLSLGVLVVEAAQRSGSLITARLALEQNREVYAVPGPALDAHCLGCQDLVRQGAHAVFSAEDVLRDLAEQLRPFGISEGSVPGEEEGLLEDVPVPQSSKAAGTSRASAPSAAGRGTADKGAAAGKPGKADEQDAPTGEHASENAPIIDDASSNACTVQPLNEGERAAAENAAAADGNADLLAYLRQHGPTHADVLADAAGLSAAAANAALVGLEMLGKVRRLPGARYEVTA; encoded by the coding sequence ATGAGCCAGCCATGTAAAACTCTGGCTGTAATGGACGAGGCCGCCCGCAAGGAATACTGGGCAAGCCTTGCCCTGCGGCACTGCCGTGGGCTGGGTGCGCGTTCTGCCGCACGCCTTGCGCGGCACTTTGGCTCGGCCTACGCCGCCGTGCAGGCGCGCGAACTCTGGCATGAGGCGGGCGTCAACAAGGGGCAGGCCGCCGAACTGGCTACGGGGTCGTGGCGTGTCACTGCCAGAGAAGAATGGGATCGCGCCCGCGATCTTGCCGCATCCATAGTCCTGTGGACAGACCCTGAATATCCCGTGCTGCTGCGCCCGGTTATTGATGCGCCCCTGCTGCTCTATTGCCGGGGTGATCTTTCCCTGCTGCAATCGCCGGGTTTTGCGGTGGTTGGCTCGCGCAAGGCCACCAAACATGGCAGGTCTGTGGCCGAATACATGGCGCGCTGCCTTTCGGCCTGCGGCATTGCCATTGTTTCCGGCATGGCGCTGGGCATAGACAGGGTTGCCCATGAGGCCGCGCTTGAGCGCGTTGGCCGCAGCATCGGCGTGTTGGGAACGGGCATTGATATGCTCTATCCCATTGGCAACATGACTGTTTTTGATGAAATGGAGCGCCGGGGTCTGCTGATCTCTGAATTCGCGCCCGGCACTCTGCCGCATGCGGGCAATTTCCCCATCCGCAACCGCATTATCAGCGGGCTGTCGCTGGGAGTGCTGGTGGTGGAGGCCGCCCAGCGGTCGGGCAGTCTTATCACGGCGCGGCTGGCTCTGGAGCAAAACCGCGAAGTGTACGCCGTGCCGGGGCCTGCGCTGGATGCCCATTGCCTTGGCTGTCAGGATTTGGTGCGTCAGGGCGCGCATGCCGTATTCAGCGCCGAGGACGTGTTGCGCGATCTGGCGGAGCAGTTGCGGCCCTTTGGCATCAGCGAGGGCAGTGTTCCCGGTGAAGAGGAAGGACTGCTGGAGGATGTGCCTGTGCCGCAATCATCCAAGGCGGCAGGCACGTCCAGAGCGTCAGCACCCAGCGCAGCAGGCCGGGGCACCGCAGACAAGGGCGCGGCGGCTGGCAAACCCGGCAAGGCCGATGAGCAGGATGCCCCAACCGGGGAGCATGCCAGCGAAAATGCACCTATTATAGATGATGCCAGCAGCAATGCATGCACAGTGCAGCCCCTTAACGAGGGCGAGCGCGCCGCTGCGGAAAACGCCGCTGCCGCCGATGGCAACGCTGATCTGCTTGCGTATCTGCGTCAGCATGGCCCCACCCATGCCGATGTTCTGGCTGATGCCGCAGGGCTGAGCGCTGCGGCGGCCAATGCCGCTCTTGTGGGGCTTGAGATGCTGGGCAAGGTGCGGCGTTTGCCCGGCGCGCGCTATGAGGTGACGGCATGA
- a CDS encoding tyrosine recombinase XerC, whose amino-acid sequence MSRAQGGQKGPVGATTSQKAGGGAAAAKTTARKKTAGKQTQGSLTEAATPNTQEQAAGGQRKPGPDRAKLFVDAFLAWMEVQKGASPATLKAYGSDLAQLIEFLRGQDADLGRPESVTRRHVQAYLAWLFRQGEAKSSMARKLAAVRSFFRFQQRNGVVTENVAAQVRNPRQEKRHPRALNVDETFALLDAEHGPAGTESAESARLLCRDLALAELLYGSGLRISEALGLNIDDVQLSSRVLRVMGKGSRERLAPLSDTSCESLRAWLDERPLLALPEEQALFVGSRGSRLNRREAARIVERLCRRAGLDFTVSPHSLRHSFATHLLSAGADLRSVQELLGHRRLTTTQRYTQVSLEHLMEAYDKAHPKATKK is encoded by the coding sequence ATGAGCAGGGCACAGGGCGGGCAAAAAGGCCCGGTCGGCGCGACCACCAGCCAAAAAGCCGGGGGCGGTGCTGCTGCGGCCAAAACAACAGCGCGCAAAAAAACTGCGGGCAAGCAAACGCAAGGCTCGTTGACCGAGGCAGCCACGCCAAACACGCAGGAACAGGCCGCTGGCGGGCAACGCAAACCCGGCCCCGACCGGGCAAAGCTCTTTGTTGATGCCTTTCTGGCCTGGATGGAAGTGCAGAAGGGCGCTTCGCCCGCCACGCTCAAAGCCTACGGCAGCGACCTTGCGCAACTCATCGAATTTCTGCGCGGGCAGGATGCTGACCTTGGAAGGCCCGAATCCGTCACCCGGCGGCACGTGCAGGCCTATCTGGCCTGGCTGTTCCGTCAGGGCGAGGCCAAAAGCTCCATGGCCAGAAAACTGGCGGCTGTGCGTTCATTCTTCCGTTTTCAACAGCGCAATGGTGTGGTAACAGAAAATGTGGCCGCGCAGGTGCGTAATCCCCGGCAGGAAAAACGCCACCCTCGCGCCCTGAATGTGGACGAAACCTTTGCCTTGCTGGATGCGGAGCATGGGCCGGCCGGGACAGAGAGCGCCGAATCCGCGCGCCTGCTGTGCCGCGACCTTGCCCTTGCGGAACTGCTCTACGGTTCTGGCCTGCGCATTTCAGAGGCGCTTGGCCTCAATATTGATGATGTGCAGCTTTCATCGCGCGTGCTGCGCGTTATGGGCAAGGGCTCGCGTGAGCGGCTTGCGCCGCTTTCCGACACGTCGTGCGAGAGCCTCAGGGCATGGCTTGACGAGCGCCCGCTTCTGGCCCTGCCGGAAGAGCAGGCCCTGTTTGTGGGTTCGCGTGGTTCGCGCCTGAACCGCAGGGAGGCCGCGCGCATTGTGGAGCGCCTGTGCCGCCGGGCCGGGCTGGATTTTACAGTGTCGCCGCACAGCCTGCGCCATTCGTTTGCCACGCACCTGCTTTCGGCAGGGGCCGACCTGCGCAGCGTGCAGGAGCTGCTGGGACACCGCAGATTGACCACCACCCAGCGCTACACGCAGGTAAGCCTTGAGCATTTGATGGAAGCCTATGACAAGGCCCATCCCAAGGCGACGAAAAAATAA
- a CDS encoding manganese-dependent inorganic pyrophosphatase has product MSALVIGHMNPDTDSIISAIAAADLYSKRGLDVTPAAQGAPTPETEFVLKKFGLTAPQVVADVAGKNLYLVDYSDLAQAPKGMDSACVLGIADHHKLGDVTTSAPLEAWIWPVGCTCTVLKNMFDFYGVEISKGIAGGMLCAILSDTVIFKSPTCTPADKKAVEELAKIAGVSDVMALGMEMFKVKSAVEGTSMKDLVFRDYKDFDMGGKKVGIGQLEVVDLSILEPVKAGLQAEIARVKGEGRHSVFLLLTDIMKEGSEMLIVSDDPSVVEKAFGVKAEGKSVWLPGVMSRKKQVVPNFEKAFK; this is encoded by the coding sequence ATGTCCGCATTAGTTATTGGTCACATGAATCCTGATACCGACAGCATCATTTCTGCCATTGCCGCCGCCGACCTGTACAGCAAGCGCGGTCTGGACGTTACCCCTGCCGCTCAGGGCGCGCCCACTCCTGAAACCGAATTCGTGCTCAAGAAGTTCGGTCTCACCGCTCCCCAGGTTGTTGCCGACGTGGCTGGCAAGAATCTGTATCTGGTGGACTATTCCGATCTGGCTCAGGCCCCCAAGGGAATGGATTCTGCCTGTGTGCTCGGTATCGCTGATCACCACAAGCTTGGTGATGTGACCACCTCCGCGCCCCTGGAAGCCTGGATCTGGCCCGTGGGCTGCACCTGCACCGTGCTGAAGAACATGTTTGACTTCTACGGCGTGGAAATTTCCAAGGGCATCGCTGGCGGCATGCTGTGCGCCATCCTCTCCGATACCGTTATCTTCAAGTCCCCCACCTGCACCCCCGCCGACAAGAAGGCCGTTGAAGAACTGGCCAAGATCGCGGGCGTGAGCGACGTTATGGCTCTGGGCATGGAAATGTTCAAGGTCAAGAGCGCCGTTGAAGGCACCTCCATGAAGGATCTGGTCTTCCGTGACTACAAGGACTTCGACATGGGCGGCAAGAAAGTTGGCATCGGCCAGCTCGAAGTGGTCGACCTTTCCATTCTGGAACCCGTCAAGGCTGGCCTTCAGGCCGAAATCGCCCGCGTGAAGGGCGAAGGCCGTCACAGCGTGTTCCTGCTGCTCACCGACATCATGAAGGAAGGCTCTGAAATGCTGATCGTTTCTGACGATCCTTCCGTGGTGGAAAAGGCTTTTGGCGTGAAGGCCGAAGGCAAATCCGTGTGGCTGCCCGGCGTGATGAGCCGCAAAAAGCAGGTCGTGCCCAACTTTGAAAAGGCTTTCAAGTAA
- a CDS encoding HlyD family secretion protein, with the protein MPEPIYLQMPEPRLKKHGRMFLRLLPLWVIGCLVAAGWWWIESGRVTSTWAMLDGMVYAVSSEFPAKVESVAVREGDRVKKGQVLARLDARAYAGRVGEAGREAAGLRAMAGPPSIEETAARLKQAQDSEQEMVRRIALARHDEDLKQKAREERVAEHVRAQLALRTLDSQGGERAVGSARYAAAKQAEAQTRLAKERAIVEFEQVSLVRAAIDQELARVRAEALRYKQLASSNRYAPKYVAGALGAAMNAVPQNAVDGNLYAPQDGRILRGIAMPGQSVQRGEPVVLLLPEGKEAQKSFWLLAFFTQDAANALKPGQKCAITLKNDTRLEGRVYDRLDPQPLPPNALADSKDASETAARPEVYVPVRITISDGEGKQFEPGMLGKCEVMTRVFWN; encoded by the coding sequence ATGCCCGAACCAATATATTTGCAAATGCCCGAACCCAGACTGAAAAAGCATGGCCGCATGTTTTTGCGCCTCCTGCCCCTGTGGGTGATAGGCTGTCTGGTTGCCGCCGGGTGGTGGTGGATTGAATCTGGCCGCGTAACAAGCACCTGGGCCATGCTCGATGGCATGGTGTATGCGGTTTCGTCCGAATTCCCCGCCAAGGTCGAATCCGTGGCTGTTCGCGAGGGCGACCGCGTCAAAAAAGGGCAGGTCTTGGCCCGGCTGGACGCCAGAGCTTATGCTGGCCGTGTGGGCGAAGCTGGGCGCGAGGCAGCCGGTCTGCGCGCTATGGCTGGCCCGCCGAGCATTGAAGAAACCGCAGCCCGGCTCAAGCAGGCGCAGGATTCGGAACAGGAGATGGTGCGCCGCATCGCACTGGCGCGGCATGATGAAGATCTCAAACAGAAAGCGCGTGAAGAGCGCGTGGCAGAGCATGTGCGCGCCCAGCTTGCCCTGCGCACCCTTGATAGCCAGGGCGGTGAACGCGCCGTGGGCAGCGCGCGCTACGCAGCCGCCAAGCAGGCGGAAGCTCAGACCCGCCTTGCCAAGGAGCGGGCCATTGTGGAATTTGAACAGGTCAGCCTTGTGCGCGCAGCCATAGATCAGGAACTTGCCCGAGTGCGTGCGGAAGCTCTGCGTTACAAACAGTTGGCCTCAAGCAACCGCTATGCGCCAAAATATGTGGCAGGCGCCTTGGGCGCTGCCATGAATGCCGTGCCGCAAAATGCTGTGGACGGCAATCTCTACGCGCCGCAGGATGGGCGCATTCTGCGCGGCATCGCCATGCCGGGGCAGTCTGTGCAGCGCGGTGAACCCGTGGTCCTGCTGTTGCCCGAGGGCAAGGAAGCGCAAAAATCCTTCTGGCTGTTGGCCTTTTTTACGCAGGATGCCGCCAATGCCCTCAAGCCGGGCCAGAAATGCGCCATAACCCTGAAAAATGACACCAGGCTTGAAGGGCGCGTCTATGACAGGCTCGACCCGCAGCCCCTGCCGCCCAATGCCCTTGCGGATAGCAAGGATGCCAGTGAGACTGCGGCCCGCCCGGAAGTTTACGTGCCTGTGCGCATAACCATCAGTGATGGCGAGGGCAAGCAGTTTGAACCAGGCATGCTGGGGAAGTGCGAGGTTATGACGAGGGTTTTCTGGAATTAG
- the queD gene encoding 6-carboxytetrahydropterin synthase QueD, with product MDIYVTMTFDAAHRLPAVPVGHKCGNLHGHTFVVEVYVQGEVSETNGWVVDFGDIKATAKSYVDQLDHTYLNDIEGLENPTSENIAIWLWGKLDPQIRGLSKIVVKESPTSGAVYTGK from the coding sequence ATGGATATTTACGTTACTATGACGTTTGACGCGGCGCACCGGTTGCCCGCTGTACCGGTAGGCCACAAATGCGGCAATCTGCATGGGCATACTTTTGTTGTTGAAGTTTATGTGCAGGGCGAAGTGTCTGAAACCAATGGCTGGGTTGTTGATTTTGGCGACATCAAAGCGACTGCGAAGTCGTATGTTGACCAGCTGGATCACACGTATCTGAATGATATTGAAGGGCTTGAAAATCCCACCAGCGAAAATATCGCCATCTGGCTCTGGGGCAAGCTGGATCCCCAGATCAGGGGGCTTTCAAAAATCGTGGTTAAGGAAAGCCCCACGTCTGGTGCCGTGTACACCGGGAAGTAG
- the queE gene encoding 7-carboxy-7-deazaguanine synthase, translating into MSFAVKEIFYTLQGEGFHAGRPAIFCRFSGCNLWSGREEDRKFAKCPFCDTDFLGAEKSGGEFKNAATLAQAICSFFPSYTHPGYRPYVVFTGGEPALQLTEELLQELGRCGVETGIETNGTLPLPKGLDWITVSPKAGTKLVVTSGSELKLVWPQEGISVQDFEQLDFKHFFLQPRDYAGQSQATEDAVRICQDRPLWKLSLQTHKFIGIA; encoded by the coding sequence GTGAGCTTTGCAGTCAAGGAAATCTTTTATACGTTGCAGGGGGAAGGGTTCCACGCGGGCCGCCCCGCGATTTTCTGCCGTTTTTCCGGCTGCAACCTCTGGTCAGGGCGGGAAGAAGATCGCAAATTTGCCAAATGCCCATTTTGCGATACAGACTTTCTCGGGGCCGAGAAATCGGGCGGAGAATTCAAAAACGCCGCTACGCTGGCCCAGGCGATCTGCTCTTTTTTCCCCAGCTATACGCATCCGGGCTATCGGCCGTACGTGGTCTTCACAGGTGGGGAGCCTGCCCTGCAACTTACAGAAGAATTGTTGCAGGAGTTGGGCCGCTGCGGTGTGGAAACAGGAATAGAAACCAACGGGACGCTCCCCCTGCCCAAAGGCCTGGACTGGATTACGGTCAGCCCCAAGGCGGGAACAAAGCTGGTTGTTACATCCGGGAGCGAGCTGAAGCTCGTCTGGCCTCAAGAGGGCATTTCCGTACAGGATTTTGAGCAACTGGATTTCAAACATTTTTTTCTGCAACCACGCGACTATGCAGGTCAGTCACAGGCAACAGAAGATGCTGTCAGAATCTGTCAGGATCGCCCGCTGTGGAAGCTCAGCCTCCAGACGCACAAGTTTATCGGCATTGCTTAG